The nucleotide window TCCCCTGAAAGCTCCTTACGTAAGGCCTCCCTGGCCCTGAGCAGCCCGTTGAGCGAGGCGTAGAACTCGGCCAGGTCCTTGGTGAAGAACTCCTGCCACCAGCTCTCGTCCCAGTACCTGACCCCAGGAACCTTTGGCTGGCAGCTAGCCATCCTAAACCCCTGGGCCAGCCGCCCCTGCATGCTGAGAGAGCCGCCAATATAAATGGGCTTTTCGTGTAATTTNNNNNNNNNNNNNNNNNNNNCCTTATAGAGCGGCAGTAGCTTGATGCTCTTATTTAGGAAGTCCTCAAAGGCTTTGACCAGATCCAGGCCATAATCCGCTTGCACCTGTTGCACCTGTACAACATTTTTGATTTTGTTAACAATATCATTCATTTCAGATAAGTACTTCATTATACTGGTATCAAAATTTTTTATCGAAGCCTCTAACTTTTCTTTACCTATTTCCTCAAAGCCCTTAATTTTTAATAGGTTTAGGAGCCTCTTGCGCTCATCCAGATCCTTATCATAACAATATCCTACACCAATGCATCCCCATTCCTCAAGCCCTATCCCAAGCACGTACTTATAGAGGTGTGCTGCCTTGTCATGAGTGATGCAGTCAACATAACCGTCCTGCCTTATCTTCTCAAGGCAGCCCTCGTCAAGGCCTCCAAACAGAACCCTTAGCGCGAGGTCCCTCCTCTGTGAGTCGGCAAGAACCTGGGTCAGGTCCCCTGAAAGCTCGTTAAGCAAGGCATCCCTGGCCCTGCGTAGCCCGTTGAGCGAGGCGTAGAACTCAGCCAGGTCCTTGGTGAAGAACTCCTGCCACCAGCTCTCCTCCCGGTACTTCACCTCAGGAACCTTTGGCTGGCAGCTAGCCATCCTAAACCCCTGGGCCAGCCGTCCCTGTATACTGAGAGGGCCGCCAATATAAATGGGCTTTTCGTGTAATTTTATAATAAATTACAAAAACATAGGGCTTAAGCTAAAGCTCACGTCGCAGGGTGTGTCATTAAGGCCTTTGGAGCGCCCTAAAGCGTTGTCAACCTTTAAGGGCACGACCGTCTCAGAGGCGACGAGCCTCTGGACGGCAGGGCGCTTATAACTTCTAGGGGTAGAAGTAGCTTCTAGGGGTAGAAGCCTTGCTGTTTGACCCCGCCCCTAAGTCGTCCAGGAGGGACTTCTTCGACAGGGAGGCGGAGATAGAGAGGGTCAAGTCGCTCTCGTCCCCCATAACACTTGTGCTGGGCCTCACGAGGACTGGCAAGTCCTCAGTTATCATGATATCNNNNNNNNNNNNNNNNNNNNCCTCTAAGAATCTCTCATAAGCAATATCGCCTTTAAATCCACTATAGCTTTCTTTTCTATTAAGAAGTCCGCAATTAAGACGTTGATAAACATCGCCCTCCTCACTCCATCTAAGAGAGATAATACCTCTATTAGTATAGACATGATACCTACAATAGCAGTATTGATATTCTATTTTCATATAATTTACCTCAAACACGTCATTGGCCCTACTAACTAGTTCCTTAATACTGTCGCCTGTCTGCGCTTTCTCTTCGTACTTCGCCTTAAGGTACTCCTTGAGTTCGTCATTTACAGGGTAGCCTAACGCGTTTAGTTTATACGTCACATCGTAAATTTTCTGTATCAGTTTAACTATCAAGTCGCCAACGCTTCCATCCTTATGCCCAACAACGGCTAGCTCATCGTCTAAGCTCTGCGGGCTTAGATCCGGTCCTAAGATCTTAGTTAGCTCGACTCCGTACTTGCTCATCAGGCTCCTAACGGGGTCAGCGAATAACAGGTCACAGTACATGGCGTTGAGGTAAGGCCTTGGCGTTGAGCGTAGGGACTGTATGAAAAACGTGAACGGGTTGTACAGCGGCAGCAACTTAACGCTCTTATTCAGAAAGTCCTCAAAGGCCTTGGCTAAATCTAAGCCATAGTCTGTTTGCACCTGTTTTACCTGTACAGTCCGTCTTACTTTGTTGTAAACTTCATCAGTTAGCTTCCTCATCTCAGTTATGGTGCTCATGACTCCAGATCCATAGTCATTTATGGAAAGTCCTAACTTCTCTTTAGCTAGCTTATCAAGGCTCATGGACCTTAAGGTCTTCAGGAGCCCCCTGCTCTCCGTTAGGTCGCTGCTTACGTCCTTTCCTAACCCTACCCCAAGCACGTACTTGTAGAAGTGTGCTGCCTTGCCAGGAGTGATGCAGTCAATATTGGCTCCCTGCTCCATCTTCTCAAGGCAGCCCTCGTCAAGGCCTCCGAACAGGACCCTTAGCGCGAGGTCCCTCCTCTGGGGGTTTACAAGCACCTGGGCCAGGTCCCCTGAAAGCTCCTTGAGCAAGGCCTCCCTGGCCCTGAGCAGCCCGTTGAGCGAGGCGTAGAACTCGGCCAGGTCCTTGGTGAAGAACTCCTGCCACCAGCTCTCGTCCCAGTACCTGACCCCAGGAACCTTGGGCTGGCAGCTAGCCATCCTAATCCCCTGGGCCAGCTGCCCCTGTACACTGAGAAGGCTGCCAATATAAATGGGCTTTTCGTGTAATTTTATAATAAATTACAAAAACATAGAGCTTAAGCCGAAGCCCAGGTCACAGAGCGTACCTGGTATGGACAAACCGAAACACATGCGCCACAGCCGGGGCCTCAACAGGCCGCGTCACTCACGCAATGATAACTTGGTAGCCCTGCTGGATCAGGTCCTCAAAGGCATAGTGGTGGCCCTCATCACCGATAAGCCTGAGGCCGCGCAGCCTGTCCCTCAGGTTAAGGTGAGGCGGCGAGGCGCAGTACCCGCACGCCCCCAGCAGAAGGTTGTTCTTAAGCACCTCCTCGAAGGCGGGCCTTAGGCTCCTGTAGGGGGAGTCCGAGACCGGTATCTTAACGCCGAGGCCGTCGAGGTAAACCTTAACCTCATGGCCGGCCTTGCTCAGGCTCACGGCATAGTGGAAGGCGTGCGCGGCCCTTATGGAGCTCTCAAGGTTCGAGGGGTCGTCCATTACAACGAAGAGCATCTTCGCCACTATTCCACCGCACCCGGCGCCAGGAGGATTTCTCTTTTAAGAGTATGTACATACCTCAAGCCTTCACGTTAGCTCGAAATCCTTCGCCCAGACAGCTACCCAGTAATGAGGAGCGCAGGTCAAGGGCCTGGCCCCCTGGCACCAGCCTTGACAGCCTGACCGTGAGGGTTGTCAAGGTTGAGGGGCCCAGGAGCGTGAGCTGAAGGGACGGGATGACTCACGGGGTCACCGACGCCCTGGTGGGCGACAAGACGGAAAGCATAGTCATGACGCTGTGGGACAGGAACGTCGTCCACCTTTAAGAGCATGACAGCCTCGGGGGATGAGCCGCCTTACGCTGCAGGGCGCTTATAACTTCCAGGGGTAGAAGTAGCTTCTAGGGGTAGTAGCCTTGCTATTTGACCCCGCTCCTAAGTCTTCTAGGAGGGACTTCTTCGACAGGGAGGCGGAGATAGAGAGGGTCAAGTCGCTCTCGTCCCCCATAACACTTGTGCTGGGCCTCAGGAGGACCGGCAAGTCCTCAGTCATCATGATATCCCTTAACGAGCTCGGCCTGCCTTACATATACGTGGACCTCAGGAAGTTCGAGGAGAAGGGCTTCGCCTCCTACAGGGACCTCGTGGTCGAGCTCGAGAGGGAGGTCAACAGGCTCACCGGCAGGTTCCCCGGCCTCCTGGAGCTCCTCAGGAGGGTCGAGGGGGTTGAGGTCATGGGGAGCGGCGTGAGGCTCAGGTGGGGAGGGCGGAGGAGGGTCACCATATCGTCGCTGCTCGAGGCCCTCAACGACTGGGCGGAGGACAGGGTGGTATTTGTAATTGACGAGGCCCAGGAGCTCATAAACATGAGGGGGGCCAACCTGCTGCCTGCCCTCGCCTACTCCTTCGACAACCTCAGGAGGGTCAGGATCGTGCTCAGCGGCTCAAAGATGGGCCTCCTCTACAGGTACCTCGGCGTCGAGGACCCCAGGTCGCCCCTCTACGGGAGGGCCATGAACGAGGTGGAGCTCAGGCCGTTCAGCAGGGAGATGGCCGAGCAGTTCCTCAGGCTGGGCCTCAGCGAGCTCGGGATAGAGTTCAGGGAGTACGACATGGTCTACGACACGATTGGCGGCATACCCGGCTGGCTCACCTACTTCGGCTACTACTACGGCCAGGACAGGGACCTCGGCAGGGCCCTTGAGAGGACGCTGAGGACGGCCCTTGGCCTCATAAGGGAGGAGTTCGAGAGCTTCCTGAGGACAAGGTACATGGCGAGGGAAAGATATCTCGCAATAATGAGGGCCGTGTCCAGGTGCGCCACGTGGTCAGAGGTCAGGAGGGCCCTCGAGGCCAGCGAGGGGGCCAGGGTCAGCGACTCCGAGCTGAGCAACTACCTCACCCAGCTCATGGACTCCTCGTGGATAGTGAAGACGGAGAGGGGCTACTGCCCCTCTGAGCCCCTCATAGGGAGGGCTTCGGGGGCTGAGGGGCCTTCCCATGTAGAGAAAAACCGCTTTTAGCTGGGCCCACGCTGGAAGCGCGGTGAGCCCATGGCCATAAGGGAGGGCGACATAATAGTTACTACAGCTCCCTACGTGGCCGGCTACAGGGTCGTCAGGGTCCTCGGGGTGGCCCTCGGGCTGACGGCCCCCGCCCTAAAGGGCGAGGGCTCTGCGCCCACTGGGGCCTTTCCATCACCTGTCAGGGCCCCCACGGGCGCGGCATCACAGCTCAGGCCCCGCCGTCAGTCCCAGGGAGGCGCGGGCTCACTGCCTGCTAAGCTCGCCCGCGCCCAACTCCACAGCAAGTTTGAAGCAAAGGCCTATAAACGNNNNNNNNNNNNNNNNNNNNAGCTACGTCAAGGTGTCGTTCACGAGCACCAGCCAAAGTACGCTGCCGCACCCTCCGCAGCTGAGCTCCTTTGAGGCCCAGACCTGGACGACGTATAGGTTGCCCACCTGCTGGGTTGAAGCCCAGACGTAGTAGCTGGAGAACATGGAGCCTATGAAGAACAGCGTCACGTTGTAGGTCCTGCCCTCGTAGGTTACCAGGTAGCGGTACTCCTGCCCGCCAGTGTAAGTCACGTTCTCCGGCCTCGGGAGGAGGACAGCCTTTACGCCGTCAACCTGGACCTCCTGGGGGGTGTAGCTGAAGTTCTCAGGCTTATAGTAAAGCCGCAGGATAACGTACTTGTACAGCCTGTGGCCTACGGCCATAACGCTGCCATTTATGAACGTGGAGTTAAGTATGAGCTCTTCGGAGAAGTTGTCCACGCTTACCAGGTAGCCCTTGTTTGTCCCCACGGCGTTCTCGTAGAGCTCCCTCGCCTCGGCCAGGACCTTCTCCGCGTAGCCCAGCACAGTGGAGTTCTGGGCCGCGGCGGAGGCGTTGGTGAGGCCCCCTGGGACGCGCTGGGGCTGCCTGTAGGTGAACGCGAGGTAAAGGCCGGCGAAGGCGGCGACTACAATGATAACGATGGCGAGTAGACCTCTGAAGTTCACAGTTTCACCTCGCTAACCACCATAACCCTCCCTGGTCCTAGCCCTCAACCCCTTTAAGGCTTGCGTCACGAGGCGGGGGACCCTGAGCCCCAGGCAGCTGAGGCCCCGTTCTAAGCGCCCTCTGCGTGAAGGTAGTCCTCGCTGAGCACCGCCGAGCACAGTATTGCGGAGAAGACTATCATCAGGTCCCTCACGGCGTCGTCGACCTTTGACAGCACAGCCGCCTCCTTCGGGTCCTGGCTTGAGCCCAGCAGGTCCTCTAGCCAGGCGGAGAGCGAGAGGGCCGTGAGGGAGGCCTCGTGGAGCCTCTTCACGCTCGGCTGCGCCACCATAGCGCTCACCATTGGTATCAGGTCCCTCAGCTGGCCCGCCACCTCTGCCACCCTGCTCGACCTGAGGGACCACCTCTGGGCAAGCCTTAGCGCCTCGAGGAGCACGTTCCCCACGACCCCGAGCACGGCCGTGCCCACCATGGTGCCCTGGACCCTGGTGTCTATGACCCCCTCGCTCACCGAGCTGACCACGTGCCTCATTATCAGGTGCTGGTACTTCAGCAGCTCGGCAGTGGCGACCTCAACCTCGTCGCTGCCAAGCGCCTCCCCTGAGGAGGCCCTCCTGAGAAGCTCAGCTATGTTGCCAACGGCGGAGCCAAGGCCCTTTATCGCCATCTTCGGGTCCGCCCTGCTGTCGTCAAGTACTATCCTGACCGAGGCCCTCTCGCTGTCCAGCTGCGTCACCTCAAGGCCGAGGAGCCTCATGGAGGTCTGCTTTAGCTGCTTCAGGCCCTCCTCCCCCATCCCCTTCAGGTCCATGACGACGTCGTTCAGGTTGTTCACGTAGAGGCAGGTGAGGGCCGCGGAGGCGAGCTGGGGCATGGCTAGCTTGTAGGCGTCGAAGCGGTAGCTCTTCCTGGCCTCGGAGGGCTGGGCCGGGACTATCCTGAGCCTGTCGCCCTCGTCTATGACGTAAACTAGGTCGCCCGGCTTGAGGCCGTGGGCCTCGACCCACCTCCTGGGCAGGGTCACGACAAGGGAGGAGAGGCCTAGGCGCTGGAGCTTCCTGGGCGCGACGCTCAAGGCCTTCACCATATATACCTGTAAGTTCGAGAATTAGCATGTATTGGGCAATATAAAACCCTGCGTACTGAGCCAAGAGGAGGAGCTTGACGATACTGGGCGACGAGGTCAAGGGCTTCACCACTGGCCCCCTGCCGATGGGGTGCAGCCTCTGCTTCGCCGGCCTCAAGGCCGTCATCTTCATAACTGGGGTCTGCGACGAGGACTGCTACTACTGCCCCATAGACATGAGCAGGTGGGGCAGGCCAGTCATATACGTGAACGAGGAGAGGGCCACTGACCTAGACTCGGTGATAGCTGAGGTCCAGAGGCAGGGCGCGAGGGGGGCCAGCATAACCGGAGGGGACCCGCTCGCCGACCTGCCCCTGGTCCTGAGGCTCGTCAGGGCGCTCAAGTACGTCATGGGGGATGGCTTTCACGTACACCTCTACACGCCGGGGAGGCACGCGACCCCTGACGCCCTAGTGGCCCTCTGGAGAGCCGGGCTTGACGAGATAAGGTTCCACCCTGTCAAGAGGGAGTACTACAGGGCAATTGAGCTGGCCGCCAGGCTAACAGGCATGAGGGTTGGGGCCGAGATACCCATAGCGCCAGGGCTTGAGGGCTGGGCCATGGAGGTCATAAAGGCGGTCGAGGAGGCAGGGGGCTCCTTCGTCAACATGAACGAGATGGAGTTCTCAGACTCCAACTTCCAGAGGCTTAGGCTGAGGGGCCTCAGGCCCTCAAGATCAAGGTACCCAGCGGTGGAGGGCGCCCTTGAGGCGGCCCTGAGGGTAATGAGGTGGGCTGCTGAGAACTCAAGGGTCACGGTCCACTACTGCCCCGCCTCATACAAGGGCCTCATACAGGTCAGGAACAGGTTCAGGGTCACGGCAAGGAGGGACCTGAGGTGGTTCGAGGCCCCGACCCGCGACGGCCTGGTGGTGAGGGGGGAGGTGCTGAGGGACGGCGAGGTAATAGGCTACTTCAACCCAAGGGAGCCGCCGAGGCCTGAGGAGGGCCTTGAGTACAGGGTGCTCGTAAGCTACCCAACGAGCTCCAGGGAGCCGGTCATATGCGAGAGCGCCTCCCAGGACCCCAGGGAGGCCGTCAGGGACTGCCTAGGTGAACGGGCTTGAAGGTGGTCAGGTCGCTGGTCGAGGAGGCCCAGAGGAGGGCCGTCGGGAGGAGGCTGAGGAGGGCCATAGTGGGCAGGTACGCCCTGGTGGTACTTGACGACGGCTCGGCCGGGCTGGCCTACGTGGACTGGGACTGGGTCAAGCCCTTCAGGCCCTACAAGGAGCCCCCTGGGGACGCCGAGGAGGCCGTGTCGCTAGCGCTGTCCTACGACCCAGTTGAGGCGGCCATAGGGGTAGCGACAATAAACGCCCTGGCTCCGAGGGAGGGCCTGACAGAAGCCGACCCCCTTGACCTGGTCAGGCTGAGGGAGGGGGCCAGGGTAGGGCTTGTAGGCTACATAAGGGGCTACGTGAGGAGGCTGAGGGAGAGGGCGGAGCTTTACGTCTTCGAGACCAGGCCCTACGAGGAGGACTTCGTCTACCCCTGGTACGCCGAGGAGGAGCTCCTGCCAAGGATGGACCTGGTAATAGCCACTGGCGTAACGGTGGTCAACAAGACCATAGACAGGATAGCTGACCTCGTCAGGGGACCCCTCCTGATAGTGGGCCCCTCGACGCCCCTTTGGCCCGAGGCCCTGGGAGGCCACGAGGGCGCCCTCGGAGGGTCCCTGGTGAGGGACCTCGACGCGGCTGTCAGGATGGTCGAGCTGGGCTACGGGGCCGAGCACCTCCTGAGGCAGAGGGTCCTGGAGAAGGCCACGTTGTTGGTGGGAATCAACAAGTCTTAAGCCTTCCCTGAGGATAGCTATCCTGGGGAGACCTTTGAGGCTCCCCAAGGTGGCCCTCTCCCCCGGCCAGGCAGGAGGGCCTCCTTACTCGGCCACGATAGAGGCCATGATATGGCCCGGGGTCAGGGAGAGGGTCAACGTCAGGCTGCTCGCCAGGAGGCCGGAGAGCGCCTGCTGCAACAGGCGCGAGAGGCTCCCGGACGGCAGGCTGACCTACGTCGTGACCCTCTACAACAGGGGGCAGCCGTTCGCCAGCGTCTACCTTGACGCCAGCTGGCTCAGGTCATGATGTAAACTGCGTCCTTGCCAGCGACCCCGGCCCTGGCCCAGCCGGGCGGGAGCTGAGGGGGCTCTCCCAGCTTAACTATGGCAGTAGCCAGGGCAGACCCTGAGACCCTCTCCAGCTCCCTCAGGGCCTCCTCAGGCCTCTCGAGCAGGTTTACGACAGAGAAGGAGTAGCCCACGTCGAAGGCCTTGTCCACGAACGGCAGGCTGTAGGCGTCTCCCTGTATGACAGCGCATTTCCCCCTACAAAGGGCCAGGGCCCTCTGCCTAGCCCTCTCTAGCATGCAGCCGCTTACGTCAACGCAGACGTAGAGGTCGACAACCTCAAGCAGCCCCTCCCTCGCCATGTACTCCATCAGGAGCCCCGTCCCGCAGCCCACGTCAACGACTCTGCCGCGGGGCCTCAGCAGCCTCAGGGCCGCCTCGTACTTCTCGAGCTGCTCTGAGAGGTAGAGCTCGTCATAGGCCTCGCAGCCCGCCTCGTACCTCTCAACCAGCTCCCTGTCTGACGCCCTGCCCAGCTCAACCACCGCCCGCGGCCATTGAGTAGGCCTCCCTTATCGCGTCCTGCACCCTGTTAAGGACGTCAAGGGTCGTGACGTTCTCGCCCCTCTCGCTCACCGCCAGCTCCCCCGCCCTGCCGGAGACCCAGGCAGCGGCCGCAGCTATGTGGAGCGGGTCAAGGGTCTTGGAGAGGGCGACCCTCCTGGCGAGGAAGCCGGCGGTTATGCCCGTGAGCACGTCCCCTGTGCCCCCGACGGCCATCGCTGGGTGGCCCGTCAGGTTGTACCTGCACCTTCCGTCAGGGGAGCATATTACGTCGCCCGGGGGCTTTGGGGCCTTAACTATCACCGTGGCGCCGTAGGCCTTAGCTATCTCGGCCGCCAGCTCCTGCGGCTCCCCCTCCCTGCCTGCGAGCATCCTGGCCTCGCCCCTGTGGGGCGTAAGGACCGCCTGTGGCCAGAGGGCCGGCCTGGCCTCGGCAACAGCCTTCAGGGCGTCCGCGTCTATAACGACGGGCTTCCCCCTCAGCCTCTGGAGCAGCCCTATGACCGCCTCCTTGGTGGACTTGTCAGTCCCAAGCCCTGGGCCTATGGCTACCGCGTCGACGTGCTTAGCCTCCTCGGCCAGCAGTCGAGGTGGCCCGGCTCAACTATCTCGCCCTTCAGCGGGAACGGGATTATGCCNNNNNNNNNNNNNNNNNNNNTGAGGCAGCGTAGAAGGGGGCCCCGAAGTAGTGGTAGGAGCCCCCCACGACCAGCACCTTCCCGTTGCCGCCCTTGTAGGCGTCCCTCGGCCTCCTGGGCACCCTGGCAGCCACGTCGCCTGGGCCGGGCGAAGGTGACCGCGTCCCTCGGCATGCCCACATCGGCCACCAGGACCTCGCCCACGTACGGCTTTGCCTCCTCCTTCATGAGGCCGGGCTTTAGCGTGTGCATGGTCACGGTCACGTCGGCCCTTGCAGTCCCCTCGACGGCCTGGCCCGTGTCGGGGTCTAGGCCCGTGGGCACGTCTATGGCCACCCTGAGCCCCCTCGAGGCGTTGAATGCCGCCAGGGCGCTGGCTATGGGCTCCCTCAGCCTCCCCCTGACGCCTATGCCCAGGATTCCGTCAATTAGGGCGTCCGCCTCCTCAGGCCTGTACTCCCTCGGGTCCTCAAGGTGAACGACCTTCACGCTCCTCATCTTAAGCAGGGCCTGTAGGTTGACCTGAGCGTCCCTGTGCTCGACGAGCTTAGGGTCGTAGAGCAGGTAGACGGTTACGTCAGCCCCCCTGGCGGCCAGGTGCCTGGCCGAGACTATCGCGTCGCCCCCGTTGCCGCCCTTGCCCGCGTAGACCACTACCTTCTTCCCCCTCACGTCGCCAAGGTAGCACTCAACGGCGTCAGCCACTGCCCTCCCGGCGTTCTCCATGAGCAGCAGGAGCGGGACGCCCAGCCACACTGTGTTTACCTCGTAGGCCCTGGTGTCCTCAACCGACCATACCTCGGCCGCCTCGACGAACCCCGGGCACTCCCTGGCCAAGCCCAGCACCGCCCTGGGGGGAGCTGTCAAGCTATTATGTTCGCCGTCATGGGGGCAATAGGCGGGGTCCTC belongs to uncultured Acidilobus sp. JCHS and includes:
- a CDS encoding DsrE/DsrF-like family → MAKMLFVVMDDPSNLESSIRAAHAFHYAVSLSKAGHEVKVYLDGLGVKIPVSDSPYRSLRPAFEEVLKNNLLLGACGYCASPPHLNLRDRLRGLRLIGDEGHHYAFEDLIQQGYQVIIA
- a CDS encoding putative sugar kinase, with translation MLAGREGEPQELAAEIAKAYGATVIVKAPKPPGDVICSPDGRCRYNLTGHPAMAVGGTGDVLTGITAGFLARRVALSKTLDPLHIAAAAAWVSGRAGELAVSERGENVTTLDVLNRVQDAIREAYSMAAGGG
- a CDS encoding Methylase involved in ubiquinone/menaquinone biosynthesis, yielding MVELGRASDRELVERYEAGCEAYDELYLSEQLEKYEAALRLLRPRGRVVDVGCGTGLLMEYMAREGLLEVVDLYVCVDVSGCMLERARQRALALCRGKCAVIQGDAYSLPFVDKAFDVGYSFSVVNLLERPEEALRELERVSGSALATAIVKLGEPPQLPPGWARAGVAGKDAVYIMT
- a CDS encoding putative ATPase (AAA+ superfamily), which encodes MLFDPAPKSSRRDFFDREAEIERVKSLSSPITLVLGLRRTGKSSVIMISLNELGLPYIYVDLRKFEEKGFASYRDLVVELEREVNRLTGRFPGLLELLRRVEGVEVMGSGVRLRWGGRRRVTISSLLEALNDWAEDRVVFVIDEAQELINMRGANLLPALAYSFDNLRRVRIVLSGSKMGLLYRYLGVEDPRSPLYGRAMNEVELRPFSREMAEQFLRLGLSELGIEFREYDMVYDTIGGIPGWLTYFGYYYGQDRDLGRALERTLRTALGLIREEFESFLRTRYMARERYLAIMRAVSRCATWSEVRRALEASEGARVSDSELSNYLTQLMDSSWIVKTERGYCPSEPLIGRASGAEGPSHVEKNRF
- a CDS encoding yjeF N-terminal region, giving the protein MTAPPRAVLGLARECPGFVEAAEVWSVEDTRAYEVNTVWLGVPLLLLMENAGRAVADAVECYLGDVRGKKVVVYAGKGGNGGDAIVSARHLAARGADVTVYLLYDPKLVEHRDAQVNLQALLKMRSVKVVHLEDPREYRPEEADALIDGILGIGVRGRLREPIASALAAFNASRGLRVAIDVPTGLDPDTGQAVEGTARADVTVTMHTLKPGLMKEEAKPYVGEVLVADVGMPRDAVTFARPRRRGCQGAQEAEGRLQGRQREGAGRGGLLPLLRGPLLRCLXXXXXXXGIIPFPLKGEIVEPGHLDCWPRRLSTSTR
- a CDS encoding putative conserved protein related to pyruvate formate-lyase activating enzyme: MTILGDEVKGFTTGPLPMGCSLCFAGLKAVIFITGVCDEDCYYCPIDMSRWGRPVIYVNEERATDLDSVIAEVQRQGARGASITGGDPLADLPLVLRLVRALKYVMGDGFHVHLYTPGRHATPDALVALWRAGLDEIRFHPVKREYYRAIELAARLTGMRVGAEIPIAPGLEGWAMEVIKAVEEAGGSFVNMNEMEFSDSNFQRLRLRGLRPSRSRYPAVEGALEAALRVMRWAAENSRVTVHYCPASYKGLIQVRNRFRVTARRDLRWFEAPTRDGLVVRGEVLRDGEVIGYFNPREPPRPEEGLEYRVLVSYPTSSREPVICESASQDPREAVRDCLGERA
- a CDS encoding SpoVT / AbrB like domain; its protein translation is MVKALSVAPRKLQRLGLSSLVVTLPRRWVEAHGLKPGDLVYVIDEGDRLRIVPAQPSEARKSYRFDAYKLAMPQLASAALTCLYVNNLNDVVMDLKGMGEEGLKQLKQTSMRLLGLEVTQLDSERASVRIVLDDSRADPKMAIKGLGSAVGNIAELLRRASSGEALGSDEVEVATAELLKYQHLIMRHVVSSVSEGVIDTRVQGTMVGTAVLGVVGNVLLEALRLAQRWSLRSSRVAEVAGQLRDLIPMVSAMVAQPSVKRLHEASLTALSLSAWLEDLLGSSQDPKEAAVLSKVDDAVRDLMIVFSAILCSAVLSEDYLHAEGA